From Klebsiella electrica, the proteins below share one genomic window:
- the glpX gene encoding class II fructose-bisphosphatase encodes MKRELAIEFSRVTEAAALAGYKWLGRGDKNTADGAAVNAMRIMLNLINIDGTIVIGEGEIDEAPMLYIGEKVGTGNGDAVDIAVDPIEGTRMTAMGQANALAVMAVGDKGCFLNAPDMYMEKLIVGPGAKGAIDLNLPLAENLRNIAAALNKPLAELTVTILAKPRHDAVIAELQRAGVRVFAIPDGDVAASILTCMPDSEVDVLYGIGGAPEGVVSAAVIRALDGDMQGRLLARHDVKGDSAENRRIGENELARCKEMGIEAGKVLRLDEMARSDNVVFSATGITKGDLLDGITRKGNMATTETLLIRGKSRTIRRIQSIHYLDRKDPDIQLHIL; translated from the coding sequence ATGAAACGAGAACTGGCCATCGAATTTTCCCGTGTCACCGAGGCCGCCGCGCTGGCGGGCTATAAGTGGCTGGGCCGCGGTGATAAAAATACTGCCGACGGCGCCGCCGTCAACGCCATGCGTATTATGCTCAACCTGATTAATATCGATGGCACCATCGTGATTGGCGAAGGTGAAATCGATGAAGCGCCGATGCTGTATATCGGTGAGAAGGTCGGCACCGGCAACGGTGATGCGGTGGATATCGCCGTTGACCCAATCGAAGGAACGCGCATGACGGCCATGGGCCAGGCCAATGCGCTGGCGGTGATGGCAGTCGGCGATAAAGGCTGCTTCCTGAACGCGCCGGACATGTACATGGAAAAACTGATTGTCGGCCCAGGGGCAAAAGGGGCGATTGACCTCAATCTGCCGCTGGCGGAGAACCTGCGTAATATCGCTGCGGCGCTGAATAAACCGCTGGCCGAGCTGACCGTCACCATTCTGGCCAAACCGCGTCATGATGCGGTGATTGCCGAACTCCAGCGGGCGGGCGTTCGCGTCTTCGCCATTCCGGATGGCGATGTAGCGGCGTCGATTCTGACCTGCATGCCGGACAGCGAGGTCGATGTGCTGTACGGCATCGGCGGCGCGCCGGAAGGGGTGGTTTCTGCCGCCGTTATTCGCGCTCTGGACGGCGACATGCAGGGTCGCCTGCTGGCTCGCCACGATGTCAAAGGCGATAGCGCAGAAAACCGTCGTATCGGCGAGAACGAGCTGGCGCGCTGCAAAGAGATGGGCATCGAGGCGGGCAAAGTGCTGCGCCTGGACGAAATGGCCCGCAGCGATAATGTGGTGTTCTCCGCAACCGGTATCACCAAAGGCGATCTGCTGGATGGCATTACCCGTAAAGGCAATATGGCCACCACCGAAACGCTGCTGATTCGCGGTAAATCCCGTACCATTCGCCGCATTCAGTCCATTCATTATCTCGACCGTAAAGACCCGGATATTCAGCTGCATATTCTGTGA
- a CDS encoding sulfate ABC transporter substrate-binding protein, giving the protein MNKWGVGLTLLLASASVLAKDIQLLNVSYDPTRELYEQYNKAFSAHWKQETGDNVVIRQSHGGSGKQATSVINGIEADVVTLALAYDVDAIAERGRIDKNWLKRLPDNSAPYTSTIVFLVRKGNPKQIHDWNDLIKPGVSVITPNPKSSGGARWNYLAAWGYALHQNHGDQAKAQEFVKALYKNVEVLDSGARGSTNTFVERGIGDVLIAWENEALLATNELGKDKFEIVTPSESILAEPTVSVVDKVVDKKGTRQVADAYLKYLYSPEGQEIAAKNFYRPRDPAIAKKYADEFPKLKLFTIDQEFGGWTKAQKEHFSNGGTFDQISQR; this is encoded by the coding sequence AAGTGGGGCGTTGGGTTAACTCTGTTGCTGGCATCCGCCAGCGTTCTGGCTAAAGACATTCAGTTATTAAACGTATCTTATGATCCGACGCGCGAGCTGTACGAACAGTACAACAAGGCATTCAGCGCGCACTGGAAGCAAGAAACCGGCGACAATGTAGTGATCCGCCAGTCGCATGGCGGCTCCGGCAAACAGGCGACGTCGGTGATCAACGGTATCGAAGCCGATGTCGTGACCCTGGCGCTGGCCTACGATGTTGATGCGATCGCCGAACGTGGCCGTATTGATAAAAACTGGCTGAAACGCCTGCCGGATAACTCGGCACCGTATACCTCCACCATCGTGTTCCTTGTGCGTAAAGGCAACCCCAAACAGATCCATGACTGGAACGACCTGATTAAACCGGGCGTGTCGGTGATTACGCCAAACCCGAAAAGCTCCGGCGGCGCACGCTGGAACTACCTGGCCGCCTGGGGTTATGCCCTGCACCAGAATCACGGCGACCAGGCAAAAGCCCAGGAGTTTGTGAAGGCGCTGTATAAAAACGTCGAAGTGCTGGACTCCGGCGCGCGCGGTTCGACCAATACCTTTGTTGAACGCGGGATCGGCGATGTGCTGATTGCGTGGGAGAACGAAGCGCTGCTGGCGACGAACGAACTGGGTAAAGATAAGTTTGAAATTGTCACCCCGAGCGAATCGATTCTTGCCGAGCCGACCGTCTCGGTGGTGGACAAAGTGGTCGATAAAAAAGGCACTCGCCAGGTGGCTGACGCCTACCTGAAGTATCTCTACTCGCCGGAAGGCCAGGAGATTGCGGCAAAGAACTTCTATCGCCCGCGTGACCCGGCAATCGCCAAAAAATATGCCGATGAATTCCCGAAACTGAAGCTGTTCACCATCGACCAGGAATTTGGTGGCTGGACTAAGGCGCAGAAAGAGCACTTCTCAAACGGCGGCACTTTCGACCAAATCAGTCAGCGTTAA
- the recG gene encoding ATP-dependent DNA helicase RecG has product MSGRLLDAVPLNSLTGVGAAQSNKLAKIGLHTVQDLLLHLPLRYEDRTHLYQIGDLLPGVYATVEGEVLSSNITFGGRRMMTCQISDGSGILTMRFFNFNAAMKNSLATGRRVLAYGEAKRGKYGAEMIHPEYRVQGDMSTPDLQETLTPVYPTTEGIKQATLRKLTDQALELLDTCAIAELLPPELAQGMMSLPEALRTLHRPPPSLQLSDLESGKHPAQQRLILEELLAHNLSMLALRAGAQRYHALALSANDTFKNQLLASLPFKPTGAQQRVTAEIERDMALDVPMMRLVQGDVGSGKTLVAALAALRAIAHGKQVALMAPTELLAEQHANNFRQWFAPLGIEVGWLAGKQKGKARQAQQEAIASGQVQMIVGTHAIFQEQVQFNGLALVIIDEQHRFGVHQRLALWEKGQQQGFHPHQLIMTATPIPRTLAMTAYADLDTSVIDELPPGRTPVTTVAIPDTRRHDIIDRVRNACTQEGRQAYWVCTLIEESELLEAQAAEATWEELKLALPELNIGLVHGRMKPADKQAVMQAFKQGELHLLIATTVIEVGVDVPNASLMIIENPERLGLAQLHQLRGRVGRGAVASHCVLLYKSPLSKTAQKRLQVLRDSNDGFVIAQKDLEIRGPGELLGTRQTGTAEFKVADLLRDQAMIPDVQRIARHIHERYSQQAQALIERWMPETERYSNA; this is encoded by the coding sequence ATGTCCGGTCGCCTGTTAGACGCGGTCCCGCTCAATTCGCTCACCGGCGTTGGGGCGGCACAAAGCAACAAACTGGCGAAAATCGGCCTGCATACCGTGCAGGATCTCCTTCTGCACCTGCCGCTACGCTATGAGGACCGCACCCATCTTTATCAGATAGGCGATCTGCTACCGGGCGTTTACGCCACCGTTGAAGGTGAAGTTCTCAGTAGCAACATCACCTTCGGCGGCCGCCGAATGATGACCTGCCAGATCAGCGACGGCTCCGGTATTCTCACCATGCGCTTTTTCAACTTCAATGCCGCCATGAAAAACAGCCTGGCGACCGGCCGGCGCGTGCTGGCCTACGGAGAAGCCAAACGGGGAAAATACGGGGCGGAGATGATTCACCCGGAATACCGCGTACAGGGTGACATGAGCACACCCGACCTACAGGAAACGCTGACGCCGGTTTATCCCACCACCGAAGGCATCAAGCAGGCGACACTGCGCAAGCTCACCGATCAGGCGCTGGAATTACTGGATACCTGTGCCATCGCCGAGCTGTTGCCGCCCGAACTGGCGCAGGGAATGATGAGCCTGCCGGAGGCGCTACGCACATTACACCGCCCGCCGCCATCGCTGCAGCTCAGCGATCTGGAAAGCGGCAAGCATCCGGCGCAACAGCGCTTAATTCTGGAAGAACTGCTGGCGCATAACCTGAGCATGCTGGCGCTGCGCGCTGGCGCCCAGCGTTATCATGCCCTGGCGCTCAGCGCGAACGACACATTCAAAAACCAGCTGCTGGCCTCCCTGCCCTTTAAGCCGACCGGCGCACAACAGCGAGTCACCGCCGAAATTGAACGCGATATGGCGCTCGATGTGCCGATGATGCGTCTGGTGCAGGGCGACGTCGGCTCAGGTAAAACGCTGGTTGCCGCCCTCGCAGCGCTGCGGGCTATTGCTCACGGCAAGCAGGTGGCGCTGATGGCGCCGACCGAACTGCTGGCGGAGCAACACGCCAATAACTTCCGTCAGTGGTTCGCGCCGCTGGGCATCGAAGTGGGCTGGCTGGCCGGCAAACAGAAAGGGAAAGCCCGCCAGGCGCAGCAGGAGGCCATCGCCAGCGGTCAGGTACAGATGATAGTCGGTACCCACGCCATTTTTCAGGAACAGGTGCAGTTCAACGGCCTGGCGCTGGTGATTATTGATGAGCAGCACCGCTTCGGCGTCCACCAGCGTCTGGCGCTATGGGAAAAAGGCCAGCAGCAGGGCTTCCATCCCCATCAGCTGATCATGACCGCTACCCCGATCCCCCGAACCCTGGCAATGACCGCTTACGCCGACCTTGATACCTCGGTTATCGATGAACTGCCGCCGGGGCGGACGCCGGTCACTACGGTGGCCATCCCCGATACTCGCCGCCACGATATTATTGATAGGGTGCGCAACGCCTGTACTCAGGAAGGGCGCCAGGCCTACTGGGTCTGTACCCTGATTGAAGAGTCCGAGCTGCTGGAGGCGCAGGCGGCAGAAGCGACATGGGAAGAGCTTAAGCTCGCGCTGCCGGAGCTGAATATCGGCCTGGTGCATGGTCGGATGAAACCGGCAGATAAGCAGGCGGTTATGCAGGCCTTTAAGCAGGGCGAACTGCACCTGCTGATCGCCACCACGGTGATTGAAGTTGGGGTAGACGTACCGAATGCCAGCCTGATGATTATCGAAAACCCGGAACGCCTGGGGCTGGCGCAGCTGCACCAGCTCAGAGGACGCGTCGGGCGCGGCGCGGTCGCATCCCACTGCGTACTGCTCTATAAGTCGCCGCTGTCAAAAACGGCGCAGAAACGCCTGCAGGTTCTGCGCGACAGCAACGACGGTTTCGTCATTGCCCAGAAAGACCTGGAAATCCGCGGCCCCGGCGAGCTGCTCGGCACCCGACAAACCGGCACCGCCGAGTTTAAAGTCGCCGATCTGCTGCGCGATCAGGCCATGATCCCGGACGTTCAGCGCATCGCTCGCCATATTCACGAACGTTATTCTCAGCAGGCCCAGGCGCTTATTGAACGCTGGATGCCGGAAACCGAACGCTATTCCAACGCCTAG
- the tpiA gene encoding triose-phosphate isomerase produces MRHPLVMGNWKLNGSRHMVNELVANLRTELAGVSGCAVAIAPPEMYIDLAKHAAEGSHIHLGAQNVDLNLSGAFTGETSAQMLKDVGAEYIIIGHSERRTYHNESDEFIAKKFAVLKEQGLIPVLCIGETEAENEAGKTEEVCARQIDAVLKTQGAAAFEGVVIAYEPVWAIGTGKSATPAQAQAVHKFIRDHIAKADAKVAEQVIIQYGGSVNASNAAELFTQPDIDGALVGGASLKADAFAVIVKAAEAAKKA; encoded by the coding sequence ATGCGACATCCTTTAGTGATGGGTAACTGGAAACTGAACGGCAGCCGCCATATGGTAAACGAACTGGTTGCTAACCTGCGTACCGAACTGGCTGGCGTTTCTGGCTGTGCCGTTGCAATTGCTCCGCCAGAAATGTACATCGATCTGGCTAAGCATGCGGCAGAAGGTAGCCACATTCACCTGGGCGCGCAGAACGTTGACCTGAACCTGTCCGGCGCATTCACCGGTGAAACCTCTGCTCAAATGCTGAAAGATGTCGGTGCTGAATACATCATCATCGGTCACTCTGAGCGTCGTACTTACCACAACGAGTCTGACGAGTTCATCGCTAAGAAATTCGCGGTGCTGAAAGAACAGGGTCTGATTCCGGTTCTGTGCATCGGCGAAACTGAAGCAGAAAACGAAGCGGGCAAAACGGAAGAAGTGTGCGCACGTCAGATCGACGCCGTTCTGAAAACTCAGGGCGCTGCGGCATTCGAAGGCGTGGTTATCGCTTACGAACCTGTCTGGGCAATCGGCACCGGCAAATCAGCCACTCCGGCACAGGCTCAGGCCGTGCACAAATTCATTCGCGATCACATTGCGAAAGCAGACGCGAAAGTCGCTGAACAGGTCATCATTCAGTACGGCGGTTCCGTTAACGCTTCTAACGCCGCAGAACTGTTCACCCAGCCGGACATCGACGGCGCGCTGGTTGGCGGCGCTTCCCTGAAAGCAGACGCTTTCGCGGTAATCGTTAAAGCAGCTGAAGCAGCGAAAAAAGCATAA
- a CDS encoding DUF1454 family protein translates to MKTWMTVCLIGLTALSVGPKALSAVSESSATASYLLAGAPTFDMSISDFREKFNAENPKLQLNEFRAITSSRDRENLTRAASKINENLYASTALERGTLKIKSMQVTWLPIQGPEQKAAKAKAQEYMSAVLRMFVPTLSGAQSQQKLQKMLAAGKGKRYFAETEGAIRYVVADNGEKGLTFAVEPIKLALSETLESNNK, encoded by the coding sequence ATGAAGACGTGGATGACTGTATGTTTGATTGGGCTAACGGCCTTATCCGTCGGCCCGAAGGCGTTGTCCGCAGTATCCGAATCCTCCGCCACGGCCTCTTATCTGCTGGCGGGCGCCCCAACCTTTGATATGTCAATCAGCGACTTTCGGGAAAAATTCAATGCGGAGAATCCTAAGCTTCAGCTGAATGAGTTTCGCGCCATTACCTCCAGCCGCGACAGGGAAAATCTGACGCGAGCGGCGAGCAAAATTAATGAAAACCTCTACGCCTCCACGGCGCTGGAGCGCGGTACCCTCAAAATAAAATCGATGCAGGTGACCTGGCTGCCGATTCAGGGGCCCGAACAGAAGGCGGCTAAGGCCAAAGCGCAGGAGTATATGAGCGCCGTGTTACGCATGTTCGTGCCCACCTTAAGCGGGGCTCAGAGCCAGCAAAAACTGCAGAAAATGCTCGCCGCCGGCAAGGGAAAGCGTTACTTCGCTGAAACGGAAGGGGCGATACGTTATGTTGTCGCAGACAACGGTGAAAAAGGACTGACCTTCGCTGTTGAACCGATTAAGCTGGCGCTATCTGAAACGCTGGAGAGCAATAATAAATGA
- a CDS encoding SLC13 family permease gives MSLWFSHPLFLPSLIVALTIVLWATSLLPEFMTALLFFAVAMMVKIAPPDVIFGGFASSAFWLVFSGFVLGIAIRKTGLADRAAQALSARLTDSWPLMVGSVVLLSYALAFVMPSNMGRIALLMPIVAAMAKRAGIADGTRAWYGLALAVGFGTFQLSATILPANVPNLVMSGAAEGSYGIHLNYLPYLLLHTPVLGWLKGGILIVLICWLFPGKPHPPRELTPLPPMSRDEKRLAWLLAVVLVLWVSESWHGIGPAWTGLAAAVVTLLPRVGFISGEEFASGVNIRTCIYVAGILGLAITVTQTGTGEMVGNALLQVVPLDKESPFTSFLALTGITSALNFIMTANGVPALYTTFAQSFSDATGFPLLSVIMIQVLGYSTPLLPYQASPIVVAMGLGKVPARAGMLLCITLAAVSYLILLPLDYLWYQALGKL, from the coding sequence ATGTCGCTCTGGTTTTCTCACCCTCTGTTCCTTCCCTCGCTGATTGTCGCGCTAACCATTGTGCTGTGGGCGACTTCGCTGTTGCCGGAGTTTATGACCGCGCTGCTGTTTTTCGCGGTGGCGATGATGGTCAAAATTGCGCCGCCGGACGTTATCTTTGGCGGATTTGCCTCGTCGGCGTTCTGGCTGGTGTTTAGCGGCTTCGTCCTCGGGATTGCGATTCGTAAAACCGGGCTGGCGGACCGGGCGGCGCAAGCGCTATCGGCGCGACTGACGGACTCCTGGCCGTTGATGGTGGGTAGCGTCGTGCTACTGAGCTATGCGCTGGCCTTCGTGATGCCGTCGAATATGGGGCGCATCGCGCTGCTGATGCCCATCGTGGCGGCGATGGCGAAACGGGCCGGTATCGCCGACGGCACGCGGGCCTGGTATGGGCTGGCGCTGGCGGTGGGCTTTGGGACCTTTCAGCTGTCGGCGACCATTCTGCCCGCCAACGTCCCAAACCTGGTGATGAGCGGCGCGGCCGAAGGTTCGTACGGGATTCACCTTAATTACCTGCCATATTTGCTGCTGCACACGCCGGTGCTGGGCTGGCTGAAGGGGGGGATCTTAATCGTTTTGATTTGCTGGCTGTTCCCCGGCAAGCCTCATCCGCCGCGTGAGCTGACGCCGCTCCCGCCGATGAGCCGGGACGAGAAGCGCCTGGCCTGGCTGCTGGCCGTGGTGTTGGTGCTGTGGGTGAGCGAGAGCTGGCACGGTATCGGACCCGCCTGGACGGGGCTGGCCGCCGCGGTCGTCACGCTGTTGCCGCGGGTTGGCTTTATTAGCGGGGAGGAGTTTGCCAGCGGGGTCAATATTCGCACCTGTATTTACGTCGCCGGGATCCTCGGACTGGCGATTACCGTGACCCAAACCGGAACAGGCGAGATGGTCGGCAATGCGCTGCTGCAGGTGGTGCCGCTCGACAAAGAGAGTCCGTTCACCAGCTTCCTCGCCTTAACCGGCATAACCAGCGCGCTGAACTTTATTATGACGGCCAACGGCGTACCCGCCCTGTACACCACTTTTGCGCAGAGCTTTTCCGATGCCACCGGTTTCCCGCTGCTGAGCGTGATTATGATTCAGGTATTGGGCTATTCCACGCCGCTGCTGCCGTATCAGGCGTCGCCGATTGTGGTGGCGATGGGGCTAGGAAAAGTGCCGGCGCGGGCGGGGATGCTGCTGTGTATTACGCTGGCGGCGGTGAGCTACTTGATTCTGCTGCCGCTGGACTATCTGTGGTATCAGGCGTTGGGGAAATTATAG
- the fpr gene encoding ferredoxin--NADP(+) reductase: MADWVNGKVKKIEFWTDTLFSLYVHAPVHPFTAGQFTKLGLEIDGERVQRAYSYVNAPGNSDLEFYLVTVPDGKLSPRLAALKPGDDVQLVSEAAGFFVLEEVPDCETLWMLATGTALGPYLSILQEGKDLARFKNLVLIHAVRYEADLSYLPLMRELEQRYGGKLRIQTVVSRETAPGSLTGRIPFLIETGALEEAVGLPMNTDNSHVMLCGNPQMVRDTQQLLKETRQMTKHLRRRPGHMTAEQYW; encoded by the coding sequence ATGGCGGACTGGGTTAACGGTAAAGTGAAAAAAATAGAGTTCTGGACCGACACGCTGTTCAGTCTGTACGTCCACGCGCCTGTTCACCCGTTTACCGCCGGGCAATTTACCAAGCTCGGGCTGGAAATTGACGGTGAGCGCGTTCAGCGCGCCTATTCCTACGTTAACGCTCCGGGCAATTCCGATCTGGAGTTCTATCTGGTCACCGTCCCGGACGGTAAGCTCAGCCCGCGCCTTGCGGCGCTCAAACCGGGCGATGACGTTCAGCTGGTCAGCGAAGCCGCAGGCTTTTTCGTCCTCGAAGAGGTGCCGGACTGCGAAACCTTATGGATGCTGGCGACCGGCACCGCGCTCGGCCCGTATCTGTCCATTCTGCAGGAAGGTAAAGACCTCGCGCGCTTCAAAAACCTGGTGCTGATCCACGCCGTGCGCTATGAGGCCGATTTAAGCTACCTGCCGCTGATGCGCGAATTAGAACAGCGCTACGGCGGAAAACTGCGCATCCAGACCGTCGTGAGCCGCGAAACCGCCCCTGGTTCGCTGACCGGGCGGATTCCGTTTCTTATCGAAACCGGCGCCCTCGAGGAGGCCGTTGGCCTGCCGATGAACACCGATAACAGCCACGTGATGCTGTGTGGAAACCCGCAGATGGTGCGTGATACCCAGCAGTTGTTGAAAGAAACCCGGCAGATGACCAAACATCTGCGTCGCCGTCCGGGCCACATGACCGCCGAGCAATACTGGTAA
- the trmH gene encoding tRNA (guanosine(18)-2'-O)-methyltransferase TrmH: protein MNPQRYARICEMLARRQPDLTVCMEQVHKPHNVSAVIRTADAVGVHEVHAIWPSNHMRTMVSAAAGSNSWVQVRTHRSIGDAVSHLKGQGMQILATHLSDKAVDFREIDYTRPTCILMGQEKTGITQEALALADREIIIPMTGMVQSLNVSVASALILYEAQRQRQNAGMYQRENSMLPQEEQQRLLFEGGYPVLARVAKQKGLPYPYVNAQGEVEADDAWWATMQASGSAHSSSRDNRAGAGQTRRSLKDEG, encoded by the coding sequence ATGAATCCACAGCGTTATGCGCGTATCTGCGAGATGCTCGCCAGGCGCCAGCCTGACCTGACGGTCTGCATGGAGCAGGTCCATAAACCTCATAACGTCTCTGCGGTGATTCGTACCGCAGACGCCGTTGGCGTGCACGAAGTCCACGCCATCTGGCCCAGTAACCACATGCGCACGATGGTCTCTGCCGCCGCTGGCAGTAACAGCTGGGTTCAGGTGAGAACCCACCGCTCGATTGGCGATGCCGTCAGCCATTTAAAGGGCCAGGGCATGCAGATCCTGGCTACCCATCTCTCTGATAAAGCCGTCGATTTCCGTGAAATCGACTATACCCGCCCTACCTGCATCCTGATGGGACAGGAAAAAACCGGTATTACTCAGGAAGCGCTGGCGCTGGCCGATCGGGAGATCATCATTCCGATGACTGGCATGGTGCAGTCGCTGAATGTCTCCGTCGCCTCGGCTCTGATTCTGTATGAAGCCCAGCGCCAGCGGCAAAATGCGGGGATGTATCAGCGTGAGAACAGCATGCTGCCGCAAGAAGAGCAGCAGCGCCTGCTGTTTGAAGGCGGGTACCCGGTACTGGCCAGAGTGGCAAAACAAAAAGGTCTGCCTTACCCCTACGTGAATGCGCAGGGCGAAGTCGAAGCCGATGACGCATGGTGGGCAACCATGCAGGCTTCCGGTTCCGCTCACAGCAGCTCGCGCGACAACCGCGCAGGCGCTGGCCAGACAAGACGCAGTCTGAAGGATGAAGGGTAA
- a CDS encoding CDP-diacylglycerol diphosphatase, which translates to MRRVRYLVWLLLALVLAAVAGGWYWLHSGNPDALRQIVLQQCVANQQQHQTPSPCADVNLKGGYVLFKDRNGPLQYLLMPTYRINGTESPLLLNPLTPNFFWQAWQGRDIMSERRGSAVADSAVSLAINSRSGRTQNHFHIHISCLREDVRARLDSHVTAISSRWLPFPGGLLGHEYLARRVTESELAQRSPFLMLAEEVPEAREHMGRFALALAKQSDGSLVLLATERNLLTLNRASAEELQDHRCAILN; encoded by the coding sequence ATGAGAAGAGTACGATACCTTGTATGGCTGCTGTTAGCGCTTGTGCTGGCAGCGGTGGCTGGCGGCTGGTACTGGCTGCATTCCGGTAACCCTGACGCGCTGCGACAGATTGTTTTGCAGCAATGCGTTGCTAATCAACAGCAGCATCAAACCCCATCGCCGTGTGCCGACGTCAATCTGAAGGGCGGCTACGTGCTGTTTAAAGATCGTAACGGGCCCTTGCAGTATTTGCTGATGCCGACATACCGCATTAACGGCACCGAGAGCCCGCTGCTGCTTAACCCGTTAACGCCGAACTTCTTCTGGCAGGCGTGGCAGGGGCGCGACATCATGAGCGAGCGCCGCGGTTCGGCGGTAGCGGACAGCGCCGTGTCGCTAGCCATTAACTCCCGTAGCGGGCGCACGCAAAACCATTTTCATATTCATATCTCCTGCTTACGCGAAGATGTGCGCGCCCGTCTGGATAGCCATGTCACCGCGATCAGCAGCCGTTGGCTGCCGTTTCCCGGCGGTTTACTCGGCCATGAATATCTCGCGCGGCGAGTCACCGAGTCCGAACTGGCCCAGCGTAGCCCGTTTCTGATGCTGGCGGAGGAGGTACCAGAGGCGCGTGAACATATGGGGCGCTTTGCCCTGGCGCTGGCGAAACAGAGCGATGGCTCGCTGGTGCTGCTGGCGACCGAACGTAACCTGCTGACCCTGAATCGCGCTTCCGCTGAAGAGCTCCAGGATCATCGCTGCGCGATCCTGAATTAG
- a CDS encoding DUF805 domain-containing protein — protein sequence MTLQQWMFSIKGRIGRRDFWIWIAIWILAMSALFTLAGTSLLNVQTAAFILVCLLWPTAAVTIKRLHDRGKSGLWALLMILAWMLLAGNWSVLPGAWQWVVGRFVPTLIIVMMFIDLGAFVGTQGENKFGKDTQDVRWKAES from the coding sequence ATGACCCTACAGCAGTGGATGTTCTCAATTAAGGGACGTATCGGGCGCCGTGATTTTTGGATCTGGATAGCCATCTGGATCCTCGCCATGAGCGCGCTCTTTACCCTGGCCGGCACCAGCTTGCTCAATGTGCAGACTGCCGCATTTATCCTGGTGTGTCTGCTGTGGCCGACGGCGGCGGTGACGATCAAACGCCTGCACGATCGCGGCAAATCGGGGCTCTGGGCGCTGCTGATGATTCTGGCGTGGATGCTGCTGGCGGGGAACTGGTCGGTGCTGCCGGGCGCCTGGCAATGGGTGGTCGGGCGGTTTGTGCCAACGCTGATTATCGTCATGATGTTCATCGACCTGGGCGCGTTTGTCGGCACCCAGGGCGAGAATAAATTTGGTAAAGATACGCAGGACGTTCGCTGGAAGGCGGAGTCCTGA